Proteins encoded together in one Thermoplasmatales archaeon BRNA1 window:
- a CDS encoding Sua5/YciO/YrdC/YwlC family protein: MKVLKCDCSNGLSDECIAAASAAAEDVASGKLIVYPTDTVYGIGADIFNEGAVKALYLAKKRPFDMALSVAVADRKMIEKVAILNENAEKLIDAFMPGPLTIIIKKQPDVPDIVTAMSDKVGIRIPNHPVALEIAKRAGPIVATSANTHFHPDAVNIDMAVEAFGDAVSTYVDAGQSPIGKPSTIVWIKGSDYEIIRQGDITEEMIEEVLQC, translated from the coding sequence ATGAAGGTTCTCAAGTGCGACTGTTCCAACGGGCTCAGTGACGAATGCATAGCGGCGGCTTCCGCGGCGGCAGAGGATGTCGCATCGGGCAAACTCATCGTCTACCCCACCGACACCGTCTACGGAATCGGAGCCGACATCTTCAACGAGGGTGCGGTCAAGGCACTCTATCTCGCCAAGAAGCGCCCCTTCGACATGGCGCTCTCCGTAGCGGTTGCTGACAGGAAGATGATCGAGAAGGTGGCAATCCTCAACGAGAACGCAGAGAAGCTTATCGATGCCTTCATGCCCGGGCCCCTCACCATCATCATCAAGAAGCAGCCCGACGTGCCCGACATCGTCACCGCAATGAGTGACAAGGTCGGCATCCGCATCCCCAACCACCCCGTGGCCCTGGAGATCGCCAAGCGCGCCGGACCCATCGTGGCCACCTCCGCCAACACCCATTTCCACCCCGATGCGGTCAACATCGATATGGCGGTTGAGGCATTCGGCGATGCCGTCTCCACCTACGTGGATGCGGGACAGAGTCCAATCGGCAAGCCCTCCACCATCGTTTGGATCAAGGGATCCGACTACGAGATCATCAGGCAGGGCGACATCACCGAGGAGATGATCGAGGAGGTCCTCCAATGCTGA
- a CDS encoding methionine aminopeptidase, type II — MLSPDELEKLRKAGRVSAEARDLGLSMCQAGTKLYDIAEEVEGYIRKHGCGLAFPCNISLNQVAAHYTPSPDDDSKLEIGDIVKIDCGGFLDGFIGDTAGTAEVGTHAFTNLVMASKRARDTVAEFVSDGVPLSEIGSVIEQTVKREGFKVVENLCGHQISQWDLHAGLSIPPYDSGDSTPVRAGMTFAVEPFATNGTGYVDNGRPGNIVVIARDHDVDDPKAQEFLEYVRQEFRTVPFCARSCDFKNAEKHVRYLLRKGVLSGFAQLVEAGGGMVSQWEYTFYIPGEGQRAEVTTLP, encoded by the coding sequence ATGCTGAGCCCCGACGAGCTCGAGAAACTGCGCAAGGCCGGGAGGGTCTCCGCAGAGGCGAGGGACCTCGGATTAAGCATGTGCCAAGCAGGCACAAAACTGTACGATATCGCAGAGGAGGTAGAGGGCTACATCCGCAAGCACGGGTGCGGTCTCGCCTTCCCGTGCAACATCAGCCTAAACCAGGTCGCGGCCCACTACACCCCGTCCCCAGACGACGACTCCAAGCTCGAGATCGGGGACATCGTCAAGATCGACTGCGGCGGGTTCCTCGACGGATTCATCGGCGACACCGCCGGTACCGCCGAGGTCGGTACCCACGCGTTCACCAACCTCGTCATGGCCTCCAAGAGGGCCAGGGACACCGTGGCGGAGTTCGTCTCCGACGGTGTCCCCCTGAGCGAGATCGGCTCGGTCATCGAGCAGACCGTCAAAAGGGAGGGCTTCAAGGTCGTGGAGAACCTCTGCGGCCACCAGATCAGCCAATGGGACCTCCATGCGGGACTCTCCATCCCTCCCTACGACAGCGGCGACAGCACCCCCGTCAGGGCGGGGATGACCTTCGCGGTGGAGCCCTTCGCAACCAACGGTACCGGCTACGTCGATAACGGCAGGCCCGGCAACATCGTGGTCATCGCAAGGGACCACGACGTGGACGACCCCAAGGCACAGGAGTTCCTGGAGTATGTGAGGCAGGAGTTCCGCACAGTCCCCTTCTGCGCCCGCAGCTGCGACTTCAAGAACGCGGAGAAGCACGTCCGCTACCTCCTGAGGAAGGGCGTGCTCAGCGGCTTCGCGCAGCTCGTCGAGGCCGGCGGAGGGATGGTCTCCCAGTGGGAGTACACCTTCTACATCCCCGGAGAGGGACAGAGGGCAGAGGTCACCACACTCCCGTAA
- a CDS encoding PKD domain protein translates to MRAITKLAVLTAVVALIAAGAFVYYSDDSEAASNVTVNVGEGNVFATGLDCDDYDIVDFTVNGSSNKQGITGSRQAGTNNFILSFPNQGTYFISFMGLVPMMGVNDQGAEYNVTTNAAEPGLSFTNPGPLSCVSGSSFSYTMSTNIEGSSFAKIGGNASWLGVSGAVLSGTVPNVSSVTSYDCVIRATSPGGQTAEQTVTFYVYPKLTASNVTVFYTAGTAPVSVPQFDANMAVSAVATTNLGVAVAVNGSLSVPAALTEATDSTFSVRLTATEGPAQYKDVTVRVVVTPVLSVDVAADGSYLVAGTSYSEAVSATVGSAVITVQNAPAWVMVSNGNLILSVPGTIAEVQDVTFTVTASVAASSTTLAQTDSVTVTFHIEPVIEWTTVPTAAMMIVPIDVNVSTGSKIGASIGEHMAAFLLPYDTLSFQFFFMGSDAQTVHWDFGDGASSDEWCPVHTYAKEGRYTVTLTATNTEGSSSTDSVLVASGRLVAAEDWWDEYGDYIVLTVVGIIGILAVYFLFMRKPVKTMKAPRRH, encoded by the coding sequence ATGCGTGCAATAACCAAGCTCGCCGTCCTCACCGCTGTCGTGGCGTTGATCGCGGCGGGGGCCTTCGTCTATTACTCCGATGATAGCGAGGCCGCTTCCAATGTCACGGTCAACGTGGGCGAGGGCAACGTCTTCGCTACCGGTCTCGACTGTGATGACTACGACATCGTGGATTTCACGGTGAACGGCTCCTCGAACAAACAGGGTATAACGGGATCCCGTCAGGCGGGTACCAATAACTTCATCCTCTCGTTCCCTAACCAGGGAACGTATTTCATCTCCTTCATGGGGCTTGTCCCCATGATGGGGGTGAACGATCAGGGTGCCGAGTACAATGTGACCACGAACGCTGCCGAGCCCGGACTCAGTTTCACCAATCCTGGGCCTCTGAGCTGCGTTTCCGGATCCTCGTTTTCCTATACCATGAGCACTAACATCGAGGGATCCTCCTTCGCGAAGATCGGCGGAAACGCCTCTTGGCTCGGCGTGTCCGGCGCGGTTCTCTCCGGCACCGTTCCCAACGTGTCCTCCGTCACCTCCTATGACTGCGTGATCCGTGCCACCTCTCCCGGTGGACAGACCGCGGAGCAGACGGTCACCTTCTATGTATATCCGAAGCTCACGGCTTCGAACGTGACCGTCTTCTACACCGCCGGTACCGCTCCGGTCTCCGTTCCGCAGTTCGATGCGAACATGGCGGTCTCCGCTGTTGCGACGACCAATCTCGGTGTGGCGGTGGCCGTGAACGGATCTCTGTCCGTTCCGGCGGCGCTGACCGAGGCCACCGATTCCACCTTCTCTGTCCGTCTGACGGCCACCGAGGGTCCTGCTCAGTACAAGGATGTCACCGTCCGTGTCGTGGTCACTCCCGTTCTGTCCGTGGACGTGGCCGCCGACGGTTCCTATCTGGTGGCCGGTACCTCCTATTCTGAGGCGGTTTCCGCCACCGTCGGCAGTGCGGTCATTACCGTGCAGAATGCACCTGCGTGGGTCATGGTCTCCAACGGGAACCTGATCCTTTCCGTGCCCGGAACGATCGCCGAGGTCCAGGACGTGACGTTCACGGTCACGGCATCCGTTGCCGCGTCTTCCACTACTCTCGCGCAGACCGATTCGGTGACCGTGACCTTCCATATCGAGCCGGTCATCGAATGGACTACGGTGCCTACCGCGGCCATGATGATCGTTCCCATCGATGTGAACGTCTCCACCGGTTCCAAGATCGGGGCCTCCATCGGTGAGCACATGGCCGCCTTCCTCTTACCCTATGACACTCTGTCCTTCCAGTTCTTCTTCATGGGTTCTGATGCTCAGACCGTTCATTGGGACTTCGGGGACGGTGCGAGCTCTGACGAGTGGTGTCCCGTACACACTTATGCGAAGGAGGGCAGGTACACGGTCACCCTGACCGCCACGAACACCGAGGGATCCTCCTCCACCGATTCCGTTCTGGTCGCTAGCGGCCGCCTCGTGGCCGCCGAGGACTGGTGGGACGAGTACGGTGATTACATCGTCCTGACCGTCGTCGGTATCATCGGGATCCTCGCCGTGTACTTCTTGTTCATGAGGAAGCCGGTCAAGACCATGAAGGCTCCCAGGAGGCACTGA
- a CDS encoding Zn-dependent hydrolase, including glyoxylase, translating into MSIVKIFTGVSIDSNLWLVRGRSCILIDTGTGMAENYTNNIWRALDGLRLSAVILTHCHADHIGGLARIQHEFGCPAYIGFGDAEALRTADPVKTASAGLGIPINPCPDALGLKEGDSFDLGDHRLVVIETPGHTEGSICLYDEVTGALFSGDTVFAQGYGRVDLPSGSMSEMRESLARLNNVNIKALYPGHGPSVSDGGRSVKDSMTMVGL; encoded by the coding sequence ATGAGCATCGTGAAGATCTTCACCGGGGTGTCCATCGACTCCAATCTTTGGCTGGTCCGCGGAAGGTCATGCATCCTCATCGACACCGGGACGGGGATGGCCGAGAACTACACCAACAACATCTGGAGGGCCCTTGACGGACTGAGGCTCTCCGCGGTTATCCTCACCCATTGCCACGCCGACCACATCGGGGGTCTGGCACGTATACAGCACGAGTTCGGCTGCCCCGCCTACATCGGTTTCGGGGACGCAGAAGCACTGAGGACGGCGGACCCCGTCAAGACCGCCTCCGCGGGCCTCGGGATCCCGATCAACCCCTGCCCGGATGCGCTCGGACTCAAGGAGGGGGATTCCTTCGACCTCGGGGACCACAGACTGGTCGTAATCGAGACCCCCGGTCACACCGAGGGCAGCATCTGTCTGTACGACGAGGTCACCGGCGCCCTGTTCTCCGGGGACACTGTTTTCGCCCAGGGATACGGAAGGGTGGACCTCCCGAGCGGTTCCATGTCGGAAATGAGGGAGTCTCTTGCGAGACTCAACAATGTTAATATCAAAGCGCTATATCCCGGACATGGGCCGTCTGTGAGCGACGGCGGCAGATCCGTGAAAGACTCGATGACAATGGTGGGATTATGA
- a CDS encoding cob(I)alamin adenosyltransferase yields MVTMENIRKDLGLVQVYTGNGKGKTTAALGLSFRAAGRGLNVLFLQFMKPPENYGEHIMAERIDNITMMPLGLDHFVSNSPTDDDVRVAHEALAKAEELLISGKYDLVVLDESLNAVRLGLITSAELLDTLRKRHANVEVVLTGRGLPDDIRDYADLVTEMQLVKHPFDEGIDARMGIEY; encoded by the coding sequence ATGGTCACAATGGAGAACATCAGGAAGGATCTGGGCCTCGTCCAGGTCTACACCGGCAACGGCAAGGGCAAGACCACCGCGGCGCTCGGGCTTTCTTTCAGGGCCGCCGGCAGGGGGCTCAACGTCCTGTTCCTCCAGTTCATGAAGCCTCCGGAGAACTACGGGGAGCATATCATGGCGGAGAGGATCGACAACATCACCATGATGCCCCTCGGTCTGGACCATTTCGTCTCCAACTCCCCCACCGATGACGACGTCCGTGTCGCGCACGAGGCCCTCGCCAAGGCTGAGGAGCTTCTCATCTCCGGGAAGTACGACTTGGTCGTCCTGGACGAATCCCTCAACGCGGTACGTCTGGGTCTTATCACTTCCGCGGAACTCCTAGACACCCTGAGGAAGCGCCACGCGAACGTTGAGGTGGTGCTCACGGGAAGGGGGCTCCCCGACGACATCAGGGATTATGCGGACCTCGTCACCGAAATGCAGCTCGTGAAGCACCCATTCGACGAGGGCATCGACGCGAGGATGGGCATAGAATACTGA
- a CDS encoding archaeal ribosomal protein S13P — translation MAAPKAANQKEAAAPAEKKSGKKKGGASAKTEDENFNYIVRMANTDIDGQKHVVIGLQSIKGVGKRVAQIVAKKAGVDPAAKIGSLADEDVKKLEEDVLNYVEYAPVWAINRQNDYESGEDMHLFGQDVDIIQGDDINRMQMIRCYRGIRHETHHKVRGQRTRSNGRKGLAVGVQKKS, via the coding sequence ATGGCAGCACCTAAAGCAGCTAACCAGAAAGAGGCTGCCGCCCCCGCCGAGAAGAAATCCGGCAAGAAGAAGGGCGGCGCGTCGGCGAAGACCGAGGACGAGAACTTCAACTACATCGTCCGCATGGCAAACACCGACATCGACGGACAGAAGCACGTTGTTATCGGACTCCAGAGCATCAAGGGAGTCGGAAAGAGGGTCGCACAGATCGTCGCCAAGAAGGCCGGCGTCGACCCCGCAGCCAAGATCGGATCCCTCGCTGACGAGGACGTCAAGAAGCTCGAGGAGGATGTCCTCAACTACGTCGAGTACGCTCCCGTCTGGGCCATCAACAGGCAGAACGACTACGAGAGCGGAGAGGACATGCACCTGTTCGGACAGGACGTCGACATCATCCAGGGCGACGACATCAACAGGATGCAGATGATCCGCTGCTACCGCGGAATCAGGCACGAGACCCACCACAAGGTAAGGGGTCAGAGGACCAGGTCGAACGGAAGGAAGGGACTCGCCGTCGGAGTCCAGAAGAAGTCCTGA
- a CDS encoding radical SAM superfamily protein, which translates to MRERIPNLRVLGIAGPGDPLANEETFETLALVRERFPDLTLCISTNGLALPDSAQRLYDLGVRFVTVTINAPDEEIGSKIYGSVLWDGRRLTGTEGARILLERQLEGIRKCADLGMLVKANIVMIPEINADAIPDLVKKVKSRGAYIVNILPLIPVPGTKFERLRSPTPAERRDLMDRCSLDTKMMRHCKQCRADAIGLLGEDRSSEFAGCGYGRGDGCGPVSDAPNMVSIDFGSKYTIAVASSSGSSVDRGFGNADRFLVYSVDGPEVNMVREVRPGDLDSSSVGKSHRDHIEAIVNLLDDCDIIAVSEIGDMPRSVIESRKKKVIVTDGSVRGTVSGAGSMN; encoded by the coding sequence GTGAGGGAACGCATCCCCAACCTCAGGGTCCTTGGTATCGCCGGACCGGGGGATCCCCTTGCCAACGAGGAGACTTTCGAGACTCTGGCTCTTGTGAGGGAGAGGTTCCCCGACCTTACACTGTGCATATCCACCAACGGCCTCGCCCTCCCGGATTCCGCTCAGCGCCTGTACGATCTGGGAGTGAGGTTCGTCACCGTGACCATAAACGCCCCCGACGAGGAGATCGGGTCGAAGATCTACGGCTCGGTCCTCTGGGACGGGAGGAGGCTGACCGGCACCGAGGGCGCAAGGATTCTCCTGGAGAGGCAGCTCGAGGGCATCAGGAAGTGCGCCGACCTGGGGATGCTGGTGAAAGCCAACATCGTGATGATCCCCGAGATCAACGCGGATGCCATCCCCGACCTCGTCAAGAAGGTCAAATCCCGGGGCGCATACATCGTCAATATCCTTCCGCTCATACCTGTACCAGGCACCAAATTCGAGAGGCTTCGCAGCCCCACTCCGGCCGAGAGGAGGGACCTCATGGACAGGTGCTCCCTCGACACGAAGATGATGAGGCACTGCAAGCAGTGCCGCGCGGACGCCATCGGCCTCCTGGGCGAGGACAGATCCTCCGAGTTCGCAGGCTGCGGATACGGCAGGGGAGACGGATGCGGCCCCGTCAGCGACGCCCCCAACATGGTCTCCATCGACTTCGGATCCAAGTACACAATCGCCGTCGCCAGTTCGTCTGGATCTTCTGTGGACAGGGGATTCGGCAACGCCGACAGGTTCCTGGTCTACTCCGTAGACGGACCTGAGGTGAACATGGTACGCGAGGTCCGCCCCGGGGACCTCGACTCATCCTCCGTCGGAAAGAGCCACAGGGACCATATCGAGGCCATCGTCAACCTCCTCGACGACTGCGACATCATAGCCGTCTCCGAGATCGGGGACATGCCTAGATCTGTCATCGAGAGCAGGAAGAAGAAGGTCATCGTCACCGACGGCAGCGTCCGCGGCACCGTCTCCGGTGCGGGCTCCATGAACTGA
- a CDS encoding SSU ribosomal protein S4P, which produces MGDPKFSRKTYDTPSHPWQGERIQNENVIVRDFGLKNKTEVWKADSLLRNFRKQSRDLQAKLRTGDAQAKIEADALIGRCSRMGILPATGGDLNDILVLQSSDVLNRRLQTIVFQKGLATTIRQARQLINHGHIFVNGHKVTVPGYLVLRSEEPTIEYNPASPFTDSMHPMRMSGANAGANAEAKRAAREQAEAEDAAAARADAEEAGIGAEDADAVKEE; this is translated from the coding sequence ATGGGAGATCCTAAATTTTCGAGGAAGACCTACGACACCCCGTCCCACCCGTGGCAGGGCGAGCGCATCCAGAACGAGAACGTCATCGTCCGCGACTTCGGACTGAAGAACAAGACCGAGGTCTGGAAGGCCGACTCCCTCCTGAGGAACTTCAGGAAGCAGTCCCGTGACCTCCAGGCAAAGCTCAGGACCGGGGACGCACAGGCCAAGATCGAGGCGGACGCCCTCATCGGACGCTGCTCCCGCATGGGAATCCTCCCCGCCACCGGCGGAGACCTGAACGACATCCTGGTTCTCCAGAGCTCCGATGTCCTCAACAGGCGCCTTCAGACCATCGTCTTCCAGAAGGGCCTCGCCACCACCATCAGGCAGGCAAGGCAGCTCATCAACCACGGACACATCTTCGTCAACGGACACAAGGTCACCGTTCCCGGATACCTCGTCCTCCGCTCCGAGGAGCCCACTATCGAGTACAACCCCGCATCCCCCTTCACCGACTCCATGCACCCCATGAGGATGTCCGGAGCCAACGCCGGAGCCAACGCCGAGGCCAAGAGGGCGGCGCGCGAGCAGGCGGAGGCAGAGGATGCCGCGGCCGCACGCGCAGACGCAGAGGAAGCAGGCATCGGAGCCGAAGACGCCGACGCTGTCAAGGAGGAGTGA
- a CDS encoding alanyl-tRNA synthetase, which translates to MEAQELRDAYINFFKARGHAQIRSASLIPENDPTVLFTTAGMHPLVPYLLGQKHPAGTRLTDYQKCVRTGDIDEVGDASHLTFFEMLGNWSLGDYFKKESIAWSYQLLQEVLRIPPEQIAVTAFAGDADAPKDEETAAIWEQQGIPKERIFFLPKEDNWWGPAGQTGPCGPDTEIFFIDKTMKPCGPDCRPGCHCGYYTEIWNNVFMQYFKDAEGKFTPLKQKNVDTGMGLERALRVVNHVETVYETPLFTPIIAKIEEMSGKKYGDNKKAFRVIADHLRSSTFLIADGVVPAKIGGGYILRRLIRRASRYMSQLEIEGVRMKEVAEVIVRDYSAAYSELRENEANIYATLSAEEEKFHNTLRKGLRKLDQVIAAQSDNKVLDGAAVFQLYDTFGFPIELTKELAEEKGFQVDVDDFNGRFKQHQDTSRSDSSQTFKGGLADHNVETTKLHTATHLLNAALRNLVDAGIRQKGSNITAERLRFDFNFDRKLEPEELEKIEKYVNDAIKADIPVVCEEMTLEDARKRGAIGVFDSKYGEKVKVYTIGDVSCEICGGPHVEHTGELQGFKIQKEQSSAAGVRRIKAVVGKFD; encoded by the coding sequence ATGGAAGCTCAGGAACTCAGAGACGCATACATCAATTTCTTCAAAGCACGCGGACACGCGCAGATCCGTTCCGCATCGCTCATCCCCGAGAACGACCCCACCGTCCTCTTCACCACCGCGGGAATGCATCCCCTCGTCCCCTACCTGCTCGGACAGAAGCATCCCGCCGGAACCCGCCTGACCGACTATCAGAAGTGCGTCAGGACGGGGGACATCGACGAGGTCGGGGACGCCTCCCACCTCACCTTCTTCGAGATGCTCGGAAACTGGTCCCTCGGCGACTACTTCAAGAAGGAATCCATCGCCTGGTCCTACCAGCTCCTCCAGGAGGTCCTCCGTATCCCGCCCGAGCAGATCGCCGTCACCGCATTCGCCGGGGACGCCGACGCTCCCAAGGACGAGGAGACCGCCGCCATCTGGGAGCAGCAAGGGATCCCCAAGGAGCGCATCTTCTTCCTCCCCAAGGAGGACAACTGGTGGGGCCCTGCCGGACAGACCGGTCCCTGCGGACCCGACACCGAGATCTTCTTCATCGACAAGACCATGAAGCCCTGCGGACCCGACTGCAGGCCCGGATGCCACTGCGGATACTACACCGAGATCTGGAACAACGTCTTCATGCAGTACTTCAAGGATGCCGAGGGCAAATTCACCCCCCTGAAGCAGAAGAACGTCGACACCGGAATGGGACTCGAGAGGGCCCTCCGCGTGGTCAACCACGTCGAGACCGTCTACGAGACCCCCCTGTTCACCCCCATCATCGCCAAGATCGAGGAGATGTCCGGCAAGAAGTACGGGGACAACAAGAAGGCGTTCCGCGTCATCGCGGACCACCTCAGATCCTCCACCTTCCTCATCGCCGACGGCGTCGTCCCCGCGAAGATCGGAGGCGGATACATCCTCAGGCGCCTCATCAGGAGGGCGAGCCGTTACATGTCCCAGCTCGAGATCGAGGGCGTCCGCATGAAGGAGGTCGCGGAGGTCATCGTCCGCGACTACTCCGCCGCCTACTCCGAGCTCAGGGAGAACGAGGCGAACATCTACGCCACCCTCTCCGCCGAGGAGGAGAAGTTCCACAACACCCTCAGGAAGGGACTCAGGAAGCTCGACCAGGTCATCGCCGCACAGAGCGACAACAAGGTCCTTGACGGAGCCGCCGTCTTCCAGCTGTACGACACCTTCGGATTCCCCATCGAGCTCACCAAGGAGCTCGCCGAGGAGAAGGGGTTCCAGGTGGACGTCGATGACTTCAACGGCCGCTTCAAGCAGCACCAGGACACCTCCAGGAGCGATTCGTCCCAGACCTTCAAGGGAGGACTGGCCGACCACAACGTCGAGACCACCAAGCTCCACACAGCCACCCACCTGCTCAACGCCGCCCTCAGGAACCTCGTGGACGCCGGCATCAGGCAGAAGGGGTCCAACATCACCGCCGAGAGGCTCAGATTCGACTTCAACTTCGACAGGAAGCTGGAGCCCGAGGAGCTGGAGAAGATCGAGAAGTACGTCAACGACGCCATCAAGGCGGACATCCCCGTCGTGTGCGAGGAGATGACCCTCGAGGATGCAAGGAAGAGGGGCGCCATCGGTGTCTTCGACTCCAAGTACGGGGAGAAGGTCAAGGTCTACACCATCGGCGATGTCTCCTGCGAGATCTGCGGAGGCCCCCACGTCGAGCACACCGGGGAGCTCCAGGGATTCAAGATCCAGAAGGAACAGAGCTCCGCCGCAGGCGTCAGACGCATCAAGGCCGTCGTCGGAAAGTTCGACTGA
- a CDS encoding Methyltransferase domain protein, producing MIKSDADILDVCCGGRMFWFADRDDTVYMDVRDEDILLCDGRTYSVRPDIVADFREIPFPDSSFSMVVFDPPHLTRGAGWQVAKYGRLGKNWREDLRRGFGECMRVLRDGGFLVFKWSECQVPLKRISPLFPCEPMFGQRHGCKGSVWMVFRKEVADEPDS from the coding sequence ATGATCAAGTCCGACGCCGACATCCTCGATGTCTGTTGCGGCGGAAGGATGTTCTGGTTCGCCGACCGCGATGACACCGTGTATATGGATGTCCGCGACGAGGACATCCTTCTCTGCGATGGCCGCACCTATTCGGTGCGTCCTGATATCGTTGCGGATTTCCGCGAGATCCCGTTCCCGGATTCGTCCTTCTCCATGGTCGTCTTCGACCCGCCGCACCTGACCCGTGGGGCGGGCTGGCAGGTCGCCAAGTACGGCAGGCTCGGGAAAAATTGGAGAGAGGATCTCCGCAGGGGGTTCGGGGAATGTATGAGGGTCTTGCGGGACGGAGGCTTCCTCGTGTTCAAATGGAGCGAATGCCAGGTCCCTCTGAAGAGGATCTCCCCCCTCTTCCCGTGCGAGCCCATGTTCGGACAGAGGCACGGATGTAAGGGTTCCGTATGGATGGTCTTCAGGAAGGAGGTCGCCGATGAACCGGACTCTTGA
- a CDS encoding Zn-dependent hydrolase, including glyoxylase yields the protein MPLWNQTVMKKSYVTTMPDNIGAFLKASQCFASLGINITRVSYNKAVDTHTLFIDAEGTEEQLLKADEELRGIGYLHSTSGERTVLLMEFILRDEPGSVTRVLELIMEFGFNISYISSQEDGTAYQRFKMGLFVEDTDKVSQFIARASELCTVNILDYNSSNVVYDNSIFYSSFVSGISRSMDISEEKREDLLVNCNMAMQLLDEKGLSPYHTFDSIGKLAELLIKCRGPAFSPRVTRHRFSERSEIIVIEPPCGSNTTIIVSDGQVLFVDTGYACYREETLKVIREILPDFDSMAKRVLISHADLDHIGLCPVFDEVLASENSALCMREEYEGRDGFRETNPLHKPYIGICKILTGYEPVPTDKVRVMWKARPENDVPLYPVGFLDVGEFSFEVYEGRGGHLKGEIVLIDYRMKAAFTGDIYVNMHGMSAEQAEYNRYAPILMTSVDTDPEMCRQERAALMQRLGAGRWSIFSGHGGVKSYDVTSPKE from the coding sequence ATGCCCCTCTGGAATCAGACCGTGATGAAGAAATCCTACGTCACCACGATGCCCGACAACATAGGCGCCTTCCTGAAAGCAAGCCAATGCTTCGCCTCCCTCGGCATCAACATCACCAGGGTGAGCTACAACAAGGCCGTGGACACGCACACCCTCTTCATCGACGCCGAGGGCACCGAGGAGCAGCTCCTCAAGGCGGACGAGGAGCTCCGCGGGATCGGATACCTCCACTCCACCAGCGGCGAGCGTACGGTCCTTCTCATGGAGTTCATCCTCAGGGACGAGCCGGGAAGCGTCACCAGGGTCCTGGAGCTCATCATGGAGTTCGGATTCAACATCTCGTACATCTCGTCCCAGGAGGACGGGACCGCCTACCAGAGGTTCAAGATGGGTCTGTTCGTGGAGGACACCGACAAGGTATCCCAGTTCATCGCAAGGGCATCCGAGCTGTGCACGGTGAACATACTCGACTACAACAGCTCCAACGTCGTCTACGACAACTCGATCTTCTACAGTTCCTTCGTATCGGGGATCTCCAGGAGCATGGACATCAGCGAGGAGAAGAGGGAGGACCTCCTGGTCAACTGCAACATGGCGATGCAGCTTCTGGACGAGAAGGGACTGTCCCCCTACCACACCTTCGATTCCATAGGGAAGCTCGCGGAGCTCCTCATCAAGTGCAGGGGGCCCGCTTTCTCGCCCAGGGTGACCCGCCACAGGTTCAGCGAGAGGTCGGAGATCATCGTCATCGAGCCCCCCTGCGGGAGCAACACCACAATAATCGTGTCCGACGGCCAGGTGCTGTTCGTGGACACGGGTTACGCATGCTACAGGGAGGAGACCCTGAAGGTGATCCGGGAGATCCTTCCGGATTTCGATTCCATGGCCAAGAGGGTCCTAATCTCCCATGCGGACCTGGACCACATAGGGCTGTGTCCGGTCTTCGACGAGGTACTCGCAAGCGAGAACTCCGCCCTCTGTATGAGGGAGGAGTACGAGGGCAGGGACGGTTTCAGGGAGACCAATCCCCTCCACAAACCTTACATCGGGATCTGCAAGATCCTCACTGGGTACGAGCCCGTGCCCACCGACAAGGTCAGGGTCATGTGGAAGGCTAGGCCCGAGAACGATGTCCCGCTCTACCCGGTCGGGTTCCTGGATGTCGGGGAGTTCTCGTTCGAGGTGTACGAGGGCCGCGGAGGCCATCTCAAAGGAGAGATCGTCCTCATCGATTACAGGATGAAGGCGGCCTTCACGGGGGACATCTACGTGAACATGCACGGCATGTCCGCCGAGCAGGCGGAGTACAACAGGTACGCCCCGATCCTCATGACGTCGGTGGATACGGACCCCGAGATGTGCAGGCAGGAGAGGGCGGCCCTCATGCAGCGCCTCGGCGCCGGCAGGTGGTCCATCTTCAGCGGCCACGGCGGGGTCAAGAGCTACGACGTGACCTCCCCTAAGGAGTGA